From the genome of Reichenbachiella ulvae:
AGAAATGAATGTAAAGCATCACCCAAGAGTACATGGTAGCTCAAAATATGGATTGGGCAGAACGTTTAAAGTGATGAGTGATTTGATGCTGATGGTGTTTATGAAAAAGTATCTGCAAAAGCCCATTCACCTTTTTGGGCCAATTGGATTTCTAAGTTTTGCTGTAGGTAGCATTATCAATTTATACTTGCTAATAGCCAAGATGGCTGGCCAAGATATTTGGGAAGGCCATTACTAATTCTTGGGATTACCTTGTTATTAGCTGGTATTCAGTTCATTACCTTCGGTTTTATTATGGAGATGAACATGAGAACCTATTACGAGTCTTCAGACAAAAAGACCTATAGAATTAGAGAAGTGTTTATTGGGAAAGAGAATAACCTAAGTAGAAGTACTTCCAAAGTGTTATAGTATTTAAAATCTAATTTTTGAGCATGCAAAAGAACCTAATTAATCGCATAGCTATCTTACTACCCAATAAACCATTTTTTGGTGTAATGCTTGTGTAAATTCCATTGTATCAACATTTAAGAGTGAATTATCCTAATGCTGAAATTTTTGCATGGTCACCAGTAGAAGAAGCATTGTTTTTTGAAGACATTCAGGTTCTAGATAAGGTTAATTTAGTAAAAAATAAAAAAATTCAAGGATTAATCGAGATTAGGAAATGGAAACCAGATATATTAATAAATATGCGTCCTGCATCAGAATTTGCTCATCTTATTACATTATGTAGTAATAGTTCGGTAAAGATAGGTTATGAGACTAAATCTTTATTTAAGTACTTTTATACTTTTTTAGTAACTAAATCACATGGTTATATTGCGTTTAGATATCTCAATCTACTACGACCATTAAAAATTCCGATAAAATTTAATTTTGATGCAATTAGAAAGTTTGAAGGAAACACTTCTTTACCACATAAAAAATCATTCATATGTTTGATACCAGTTGGAGGAGAAGGAGAACACAAGAGATGGGGGATTGAAAATTTTTGTAGAATGTGTCAATTAATATCACAATATTCTCCATCATTACATTATGTATTTCTTTTAGGTAGAAAAGAGAGTGGTTATGTTAGAATCATTGATAAAATGTTAGGGAAAAATGCAAGTACTTATATAAATGCAAATATTTATGAAATTGTAAAAATTGTTTCAAATGCAAGAGTAACTATAAGTAATGATTGTGGTCCTGGTCACTTAGCACAAATGTGTGAGGTAAACTATATTGGATTATGGGGTTGGAAAGAGGATGAGTCCCCATTTGTAAGAATGAAAGAATGGTTTTTTTCTAGACCAAATGCAATCAGTATTTTACCTCATGAAGAACAAAAAGACATAAAAACAATTTCTCCAAACGATGTAGCAAACATAGCTATTCAATTTTGTAGATAAAATGTAAGTATCAATAAATACAATTCACATTTAAAGCTTTCAATTTTTTTGAGCAGTTTTAAGTCTGACATCAATTTTCCATTGTCGAATATTGCATAGTTTTATTTGAGACTCTCCTAAAGTACTTTTAAAAGATACTTGTTATTTATATTTTCATTTGAATTAGATGATTGTGACACATATATTAAATTCTTTTGTGCAGAATTATCTAAAAGGAGGTCAAGCCTTATACTAAAACTAAATAAATAGTTTTTAAACTAATAAATTAGTTGTAACTTACTTTTAATATTTCATTTTTTATTTAGAGAATATGAGGTTATTAAAATCTAAGCTCAGTCTATTATTATTCAGTGTATTACACTTGTATATCTGTACACATTCTTTTGCTCAACAGACACCTGAAGCTATCTTAAAAAAGACTGACTCATTACTTAATAATTTTAACTATGATGCACCAGGTACAGCTGTTTTTGCTGTAAAAGATGGAGAAGTAATTATCAATAAAGCATATGGTTTAGCTAATCTAGAACACAAAGTTCCAATTACTCCAATTACTGCTTTCGATTTAGCTTCTGTTTCGAAGTGGTTTACAGCTTTTGCTGTTTCCCTACTCATAGAAAAGGGAGACATTAAACCAG
Proteins encoded in this window:
- a CDS encoding glycosyltransferase family 9 protein, with product MNYPNAEIFAWSPVEEALFFEDIQVLDKVNLVKNKKIQGLIEIRKWKPDILINMRPASEFAHLITLCSNSSVKIGYETKSLFKYFYTFLVTKSHGYIAFRYLNLLRPLKIPIKFNFDAIRKFEGNTSLPHKKSFICLIPVGGEGEHKRWGIENFCRMCQLISQYSPSLHYVFLLGRKESGYVRIIDKMLGKNASTYINANIYEIVKIVSNARVTISNDCGPGHLAQMCEVNYIGLWGWKEDESPFVRMKEWFFSRPNAISILPHEEQKDIKTISPNDVANIAIQFCR